Proteins encoded by one window of Chryseobacterium aquaeductus:
- a CDS encoding RNA polymerase sigma factor produces the protein MEKELLLECQRNDRNAQRKVYEKMAGRLYTVCKRYLKNDEDIEEVLADTFYKIFTKLNQLQNHDIFEAWARKIAVNECLQKLRSMKALDISLEDDFVESTGSPTDSISFEKDILKLLNFLPEGCRAIFNLFAIEGYPHKEIATMLSISEGTSKSQLNFARKKLQELLVNHNI, from the coding sequence ATGGAAAAAGAATTACTGTTAGAATGCCAACGGAACGATCGCAATGCACAGCGGAAAGTTTACGAGAAAATGGCGGGCAGGCTGTACACAGTCTGCAAACGTTATCTGAAGAATGATGAAGATATAGAGGAAGTATTGGCAGATACTTTTTACAAAATTTTCACAAAGCTGAATCAACTGCAAAACCATGATATTTTTGAAGCCTGGGCAAGAAAAATTGCCGTGAATGAGTGTTTGCAGAAGCTGAGAAGTATGAAAGCACTCGATATTTCTTTGGAAGATGATTTTGTAGAATCGACGGGTTCACCAACGGACAGTATTTCTTTTGAAAAAGACATTCTGAAGCTGCTCAATTTTCTTCCGGAAGGCTGTAGAGCGATTTTCAACCTCTTTGCGATTGAAGGTTATCCGCACAAAGAGATTGCCACAATGCTTTCCATCAGCGAAGGAACTTCAAAATCTCAACTCAATTTTGCGAGAAAAAAATTGCAGGAACTTCTGGTTAATCACAACATTTAA
- a CDS encoding VWA domain-containing protein, whose amino-acid sequence MENNHDIDKKFNDASQSLEEPATFPGFEKVWTKVEEKLDKKEEKKRVIPIWFPYGIAASLIIGLGAFYFINKKEVVDISKPQITQNTVAPKVNNVQEIDSIVKSNIEKEIKTKTISKIRKTDFAKNSHPIIPNHYSTIENNIIISDNLPYIEGDLSDTMNVKDIEEVVVLGYSKTATRAKISSSSVSGHLIASNSKSDAINSLRGTVSGLKVNSGFGAPSTSEIVIRGVSSLGTDSAPLFVVDGIVAGKNSKLLTAIDPKKIKEVKILKDFEATSLYGSKAANGVILVTTKGLSESEKQKIKEIGSEKNEELIIKPKEEEKKLPKAGLLTAGEVNDFSKWNYWNDIAVQTLDEYKNIWKLFPERRVSVQLVNQNKKPVIGKQIKLLNEKKEVIWEAVSNNFGNAELWINPMKDEISTSEKFYLSDGLGQIISSNIRDFKNGQNLIILNESCLTKRTLDIAFVVDATGSMGDEISYLQSELLDVLKNVETRLKNTNVRYGSVFYRDHGDDYVTRKFDFSDKAENLIDFIKKQNAGGGGDTPEAVVEAMQVSIDELQWSSENSTKIMFLILDAPPHQSEESIRKLYEKVKLAAKKGITIIPLAASDTDKQTEYLMRTFALLTNGTYTFLTNDSGIGNNHIKPTIDSYEVEKLNDLLLRLILQRATLPECNDGISNDHLNKKMETELDNQTDSKVIIFPNPTKGLIGIKTKKTIDELFVYDLAGKIILRKENLKDNKSIDITAYPQSIYLLRLRFGDQWETFKIIKN is encoded by the coding sequence ATGGAAAACAATCACGATATAGATAAAAAATTCAATGACGCTTCTCAGTCTTTAGAAGAACCTGCGACTTTTCCGGGTTTTGAGAAAGTTTGGACAAAAGTTGAAGAGAAATTAGATAAAAAAGAAGAAAAGAAAAGAGTTATTCCTATTTGGTTTCCATATGGAATTGCGGCGAGTTTGATTATTGGTCTGGGAGCGTTTTATTTTATTAATAAAAAAGAAGTTGTAGATATTTCTAAACCTCAGATTACTCAAAATACGGTCGCACCAAAAGTGAATAATGTTCAGGAGATTGACAGTATTGTGAAATCTAATATTGAGAAGGAAATCAAGACAAAGACGATTTCAAAAATTAGAAAAACAGATTTTGCAAAAAATAGTCATCCAATAATCCCTAATCATTATTCAACAATTGAAAATAACATTATCATCTCAGATAATTTACCTTACATAGAGGGAGATTTGAGTGATACGATGAATGTTAAAGATATTGAAGAAGTTGTTGTATTAGGTTATAGTAAAACAGCTACTAGAGCTAAAATTTCATCCTCATCGGTAAGCGGACATCTTATAGCCAGTAATTCTAAGTCTGACGCAATAAATTCTTTACGAGGTACTGTTTCAGGATTAAAAGTAAATTCTGGTTTTGGTGCTCCAAGTACATCCGAAATTGTTATAAGAGGAGTAAGTTCATTGGGTACAGATTCAGCGCCATTATTTGTTGTTGATGGAATTGTAGCAGGAAAAAACAGTAAATTATTAACTGCCATAGATCCTAAAAAAATTAAAGAAGTAAAAATACTTAAAGATTTTGAGGCAACATCGCTTTATGGAAGTAAAGCTGCAAACGGCGTTATTTTGGTCACAACAAAAGGATTATCGGAATCAGAAAAACAAAAAATAAAAGAAATAGGATCAGAAAAAAATGAAGAATTAATCATTAAACCAAAAGAAGAAGAGAAAAAACTTCCGAAAGCAGGATTATTAACGGCGGGTGAAGTCAATGATTTTTCAAAATGGAATTATTGGAATGATATCGCAGTTCAAACCCTTGACGAGTATAAAAACATATGGAAGCTTTTTCCGGAAAGAAGGGTTTCTGTACAATTGGTAAATCAAAATAAAAAACCAGTAATTGGCAAACAAATAAAATTACTAAATGAAAAAAAGGAAGTGATTTGGGAAGCTGTTTCAAATAATTTTGGGAATGCAGAATTATGGATCAATCCGATGAAAGATGAAATTTCAACTTCTGAGAAATTTTATTTATCAGATGGTTTGGGACAAATTATAAGCTCAAATATCAGAGATTTCAAAAATGGGCAAAATCTTATTATTTTGAATGAAAGCTGTCTTACTAAAAGAACTTTAGATATCGCTTTTGTGGTAGATGCAACTGGTTCTATGGGGGACGAAATTTCTTATCTTCAGTCAGAGCTTTTGGATGTCTTAAAAAATGTTGAAACCAGACTGAAAAACACCAACGTTCGATACGGATCTGTTTTTTACAGAGATCATGGTGATGATTATGTCACAAGAAAATTTGATTTTTCTGATAAAGCAGAAAATTTGATTGATTTCATTAAAAAACAAAATGCTGGCGGTGGCGGAGATACTCCTGAAGCGGTAGTAGAAGCTATGCAGGTTTCGATTGATGAATTGCAATGGAGTAGCGAAAACTCAACCAAAATTATGTTTTTGATCTTAGATGCACCACCACACCAATCTGAAGAAAGTATCCGAAAGTTATATGAAAAAGTAAAACTGGCAGCAAAAAAAGGAATTACAATTATACCTTTGGCGGCAAGTGATACCGATAAACAAACGGAATATTTAATGCGAACATTTGCTTTATTGACGAACGGAACCTATACTTTCCTTACCAATGACAGCGGAATCGGAAATAATCATATTAAACCGACGATCGACTCCTATGAAGTTGAAAAACTCAATGACCTTTTATTAAGACTGATTCTTCAACGAGCGACGCTTCCGGAATGTAATGATGGAATTTCCAATGATCATCTTAATAAAAAAATGGAAACAGAACTTGATAATCAGACTGATTCTAAAGTCATTATTTTTCCAAACCCTACAAAAGGACTGATTGGTATTAAAACTAAAAAAACTATTGACGAACTTTTCGTCTATGATCTTGCAGGAAAAATTATTTTGAGAAAGGAAAATTTGAAGGATAATAAGTCAATTGATATTACTGCTTATCCGCAAAGCATTTATCTTCTCAGATTGAGATTTGGTGATCAATGGGAAACCTTTAAAATCATAAAAAATTAA